The Pleurodeles waltl isolate 20211129_DDA chromosome 6, aPleWal1.hap1.20221129, whole genome shotgun sequence genome has a segment encoding these proteins:
- the LOC138301596 gene encoding olfactory receptor 6B1-like, with protein MELVNQSLVTEFIILGFPSIWELQVVLFALFLVMYILTITEHVVIILVIYKDYRLHTPMYFFLTNLSFLEIGYVTVTVPKMLVNLISASKTISISGCFAQMHIFFLLGTTECFLLTAMAYDRYLAICNPLHYSTIMNRGMCIRFASCCWLGGFLAPILPSTFTFTLIFCGSNIINHFFCDAPPLLKLSCTDIYIINIINFVEGSLVLLTSVFLTLMSYTNIISTILKIPTTDGRQKAFSTCASHLTIILIFYGTTIFTYVRPKTINAVDFNKLVSVIYTSVTPMINPVIYSLRNNDIKQAMKKVISCHHKQ; from the coding sequence ATGGAACTGGTAAACCAATCCCTTGTGACTGAGTTTATCATTCTGGGATTCCCCAGTATCTGGGAGCTGCAAGTGGTCTTGTTTGCTTTGTTTTTGGTCATGTACATTCTCACCATCACGGAACATGTGGTCATCATTCTAGTAATCTACAAGGACTATCGCCTTCACACACCTATGTATTTCTTCCTTACCAATTTATCTTTCCTTGAAATTGGATATGTCACCGTTACTGTCCCTAAAATGTTGGTCAACCTCATCTCTGCAAGCAAAACGATCTCTATTTCAGGTTGTTTTGCACAGATGCATATATTTTTTCTCTTGGGGACAACAGAATGCTTTCTGCTAACTGCAATGGCTTATGACAGATACTTAGCAATCTGTAATCCCTTGCACTACAGCACCATCATGAACAGAGGTATGTGTATTCGCTTTGCTAGCTGTTGCTGGTTGGGTGGTTTCCTGGCTCCAATTTTGCCTTCAACCTTCACATTTACACTCATATTCTGTGGTTCCAATATCATCAACCACTTCTTTTGTGATGCCCCTCCTCTTCTGAAACTCTCCTGTACTGACATTTACATTATCAACATAATAAATTTTGTTGAGGGATCGTTGGTGCTACTCACCTCCGTCTTTCTCACGCTAATGTCCTACACAAATATAATCTCTACCATCTTGAAAATACCCACGACAGATGGGCGACAAAAGGCTTTCTCTACATGTGCCTCTCACCTCACAATCATCCTTATCTTCTACGGCACCACCATCTTCACGTATGTTCGTCCGAAGACCATCAATGCTGTTGACTTCAATAAACTGGTGTCTGTCATATACACAAGTGTGACTCCTATGATTAACCCTGTGATCTACAGCCTGAGGAATAATGACATAAAGCAAGCAATGAAGAAAGTAATCAGTTGCCATCACAAACAATGA